The proteins below are encoded in one region of Fusobacterium massiliense:
- the ahpC gene encoding alkyl hydroperoxide reductase subunit C, with protein MSLIGKKVPEFKATAYKKGEKDFIAVTDKDLLGKWSVFVFYPADFTFVCPTELEDLQDNYANFKKEGAEVYSVSCDTAFVHKAWADHSERISKVEYPMIADPTGFLARAFEVMIEEEGLALRGSFVVNPEGKIVAYEVHDNGIGREASELLRKLQGAKFVAEHGEVCPAKWKPGSETLKPSLDLIGEL; from the coding sequence ATGTCATTAATAGGAAAAAAAGTTCCAGAATTTAAAGCAACAGCTTATAAAAAAGGAGAAAAAGATTTTATAGCAGTAACAGATAAAGATTTATTAGGAAAATGGTCAGTATTCGTATTCTATCCAGCTGACTTCACATTTGTATGTCCTACTGAATTAGAAGATTTACAAGACAACTATGCTAACTTCAAAAAAGAAGGAGCTGAAGTATACTCAGTTTCTTGTGATACAGCATTTGTTCACAAAGCATGGGCAGATCATTCAGAAAGAATTTCAAAAGTTGAATATCCAATGATAGCAGATCCTACTGGATTCTTAGCAAGAGCTTTTGAAGTTATGATAGAAGAAGAAGGATTAGCATTAAGAGGAAGTTTCGTAGTAAACCCAGAAGGAAAAATCGTTGCTTATGAAGTACATGACAACGGAATCGGAAGAGAAGCTAGCGAATTATTAAGAAAACTTCAAGGAGCTAAATTTGTTGCTGAACACGGAGAAGTTTGTCCAGCTAAATGGAAACCAGGAAGTGAAACTTTAAAACCTAGTTTAGATTTAATCGGAGAACTATAA
- the galE gene encoding UDP-glucose 4-epimerase GalE, with protein MSILVCGGAGYIGSHVVKLLLEKNEDVVIVDSLITGHVDAVDERAHLELGDLKDGEFLNRVFEKYKIDGVIDFAAFSLVGESVGEPLKYFENNFYGTLCLLKVMKAHNVDKIVFSSTAATYGEAENMPILETDRTEPTNPYGESKLAVEKMFKWCANAYGLKYTVLRYFNVAGAYPTGEIGEAHTCETHLIPLILQVALGKREKISIYGDDYPTPDGTCIRDYIHVMDLADAHYLALNRLRNGGDSQIFNLGNGEGFSVKEVIEVTRKVTGHPIPAEISPRRAGDPARLIASSKKAIDTLKWAPKYDKLEQIIETAWNWHKNHPDGYED; from the coding sequence ATGTCTATATTAGTTTGTGGTGGAGCAGGTTATATTGGTAGCCATGTAGTAAAATTATTATTAGAAAAAAATGAAGATGTTGTCATTGTTGACAGTTTAATTACTGGTCATGTTGATGCTGTTGATGAAAGAGCTCATTTAGAACTTGGAGATTTAAAAGATGGAGAATTTCTAAATAGAGTTTTTGAAAAATATAAAATTGATGGAGTAATAGATTTTGCTGCTTTTTCTTTGGTTGGAGAAAGTGTTGGGGAACCTTTAAAATATTTTGAAAATAATTTTTATGGAACTCTTTGTCTTTTAAAAGTTATGAAAGCTCATAATGTTGATAAAATCGTTTTCTCTTCAACTGCTGCAACTTATGGAGAAGCTGAAAATATGCCAATACTTGAAACAGATAGAACAGAACCTACTAACCCTTATGGAGAAAGTAAATTGGCTGTTGAAAAAATGTTTAAGTGGTGTGCTAATGCTTACGGATTAAAATATACTGTGTTGAGATACTTTAATGTTGCAGGTGCATATCCTACTGGAGAAATTGGAGAAGCTCATACTTGTGAAACTCATTTAATACCATTAATTTTACAAGTTGCTTTAGGAAAAAGAGAAAAAATAAGTATCTACGGAGATGACTACCCTACTCCTGATGGAACTTGTATTAGAGATTACATACATGTTATGGATCTAGCTGATGCTCATTATCTTGCTTTAAATAGACTAAGAAACGGTGGAGATAGCCAAATATTTAATTTGGGTAATGGAGAAGGTTTCTCAGTAAAAGAAGTTATAGAAGTTACAAGAAAAGTAACTGGACATCCTATTCCAGCAGAAATTAGCCCAAGAAGAGCCGGAGATCCTGCAAGACTTATAGCTTCATCTAAAAAAGCTATAGACACATTAAAATGGGCTCCAAAATACGATAAACTTGAACAAATAATTGAAACTGCTTGGAATTGGCATAAAAATCATCCTGATGGATATGAAGATTAA
- a CDS encoding YARHG domain-containing protein produces the protein MRKFLLTILFTIFSCFSFANDWEFGSNGEHIIPLKGSSVAIKKEKITLKLDRNGMFVNVKFTFDSPIDEKKIIGFVAPESGKEGMIEDIPKNKRRPEPLLIKNFKTTVNGIEVKSNIDLLSRLLSKGVLEKNAVTEYLEDEKFVYNYVYYFNADFKKGENTVEHSYFYSGSRGVLANDFYYVVTTISKWQNKRVEDFEIEVHPGNYFVDLPYSFWKDNKKINWEVVGGGKILITDPVQPSKNSPYPELYENEGAIFLRLKNGFVRYRTKNFSPDKDFSLTSIDNIKSFISTLPSWKYKNYILKDGYFDIINLGDSIEENDLKNLSDFELDILRNYPFAFAGYDFDRADLKNYFSKFVWYIPLTKNVKLTTSDKEIVNIIKNFQTKKKK, from the coding sequence ATGAGAAAATTTTTACTCACTATCTTATTCACCATTTTTAGTTGCTTTTCATTTGCAAACGATTGGGAATTTGGTTCTAACGGTGAACATATAATTCCTTTAAAAGGTTCTAGTGTTGCTATAAAAAAAGAAAAAATTACATTAAAATTAGATAGAAATGGTATGTTTGTCAATGTAAAATTTACTTTCGATAGTCCTATTGATGAAAAAAAGATAATTGGTTTTGTTGCTCCTGAAAGTGGAAAAGAAGGTATGATTGAAGACATTCCAAAAAACAAAAGAAGACCAGAGCCCTTATTAATAAAAAACTTTAAAACTACCGTCAACGGTATTGAAGTTAAGTCTAATATAGATTTATTATCAAGATTGCTTTCAAAAGGAGTTCTAGAAAAGAATGCCGTAACTGAATACTTAGAAGATGAAAAATTTGTGTATAACTATGTTTACTACTTCAATGCAGATTTCAAAAAAGGAGAAAACACTGTTGAACATAGCTATTTCTATTCCGGTTCAAGGGGAGTTTTGGCTAATGATTTCTATTATGTTGTTACTACTATTTCAAAATGGCAAAATAAAAGAGTTGAGGATTTTGAAATTGAAGTGCACCCTGGAAATTATTTTGTTGACTTACCGTATTCATTTTGGAAAGACAATAAAAAAATTAACTGGGAAGTTGTTGGAGGTGGAAAAATACTTATTACAGACCCTGTTCAACCTAGTAAAAACAGCCCTTACCCCGAGCTATATGAAAATGAGGGCGCTATTTTCCTAAGATTGAAAAATGGTTTTGTTAGATATAGAACAAAAAATTTCTCTCCTGATAAAGATTTTTCACTAACTAGTATAGACAATATAAAATCATTTATTAGTACTCTTCCTAGTTGGAAATACAAAAATTATATTTTAAAAGATGGGTATTTTGATATTATTAACTTGGGAGATTCTATTGAAGAAAATGATTTGAAAAATTTAAGTGATTTTGAATTAGATATACTTCGTAACTACCCTTTTGCTTTTGCCGGTTATGATTTTGATAGAGCAGATTTAAAAAACTATTTCTCTAAATTTGTTTGGTATATACCTTTAACTAAAAATGTAAAGCTTACAACTTCTGACAAAGAGATAGTTAATATAATTAAAAATTTTCAAACTAAAAAGAAGAAATGA
- a CDS encoding L-aspartate oxidase has translation MKIESCDVVIIGSGVAGLTCALSLDRKLKIILLTKKKLKDSNSYLAQGGISVCRGKNDREEYIEDTLIAGHYKNNRKAVEILVDESEEAIKTLIENGVKFTGDEKGLFYTREGGHRKFRILYCEDQTGKYIMESLIEKVLERDNIKIIEDCEFLDIIEKENHCLGVLAKKEEVFSIKSKFTVLATGGIGGIYENTTNFSHIKGDGVAAAIRHNIEIKDISYIQIHPTTFYKKEKERKFLISESVRGEGAILLNQKLERFTDELKPRDKVTSAILEEMKKEKSEYEWLDFSTIKLDIKERFPNIYDHLIKNGINPYKDKVPIVPAQHYTMGGIKVDINSKTSMKNLYAIGEVACTGVHGQNRLASNSLLESVVFGKRASYSIIDENNISVYNDITDDIFRNIVDKNLVFNEEENKNIIEKRIKEDEFQKNR, from the coding sequence ATGAAAATTGAAAGTTGTGATGTGGTTATAATTGGTTCAGGAGTTGCAGGGTTAACTTGTGCATTAAGTCTAGATAGAAAGTTAAAAATAATACTATTAACAAAGAAAAAACTTAAAGATAGTAATTCTTATCTTGCACAAGGAGGCATATCTGTTTGTAGAGGGAAAAACGATAGAGAAGAGTATATTGAGGATACCTTAATAGCAGGGCACTATAAAAATAATAGAAAAGCTGTAGAGATACTGGTTGATGAGTCAGAGGAGGCAATAAAAACTCTAATCGAAAATGGAGTTAAGTTTACAGGAGATGAAAAAGGTTTATTCTATACAAGAGAAGGAGGACATAGAAAATTTAGAATTCTATATTGTGAAGATCAAACTGGTAAATATATAATGGAAAGCCTTATAGAAAAAGTTTTAGAAAGAGATAATATTAAGATAATTGAAGATTGTGAGTTCTTAGATATTATTGAAAAAGAAAATCATTGTTTAGGAGTATTAGCAAAAAAAGAAGAAGTATTTTCTATAAAATCAAAATTTACAGTTTTAGCAACAGGTGGAATAGGAGGAATATATGAGAATACTACAAATTTTTCTCATATAAAAGGAGATGGGGTTGCAGCAGCTATCAGGCATAATATAGAAATAAAAGATATCTCATATATTCAAATACATCCAACTACATTTTATAAAAAAGAAAAAGAAAGAAAATTTCTAATTTCTGAATCAGTGAGAGGAGAAGGAGCAATACTTTTAAATCAAAAATTAGAAAGATTTACAGATGAGTTAAAACCTAGAGATAAGGTTACAAGTGCAATATTAGAGGAAATGAAGAAAGAAAAATCTGAATATGAGTGGCTAGATTTCAGTACGATAAAATTAGATATTAAAGAGAGATTTCCTAATATATATGATCATTTAATAAAAAATGGGATAAATCCATATAAAGATAAGGTTCCAATAGTTCCAGCTCAGCATTATACAATGGGTGGAATAAAGGTTGATATAAATTCTAAAACATCAATGAAAAATTTGTATGCTATTGGTGAAGTTGCTTGTACAGGAGTTCATGGACAAAATAGACTTGCTAGTAACTCATTATTAGAAAGTGTTGTATTTGGGAAAAGAGCATCGTATTCAATTATTGACGAAAATAATATTTCTGTTTATAATGATATAACAGATGATATTTTTAGAAATATAGTAGATAAAAATTTAGTTTTTAATGAAGAAGAAAATAAAAATATCATAGAAAAAAGGATAAAAGAAGATGAATTTCAGAAAAATAGATAA
- a CDS encoding transcription repressor NadR, translating to MIEREEREKRIIEILESSETLVSGTYLAELFDVSRQVIVQDIAILKARNIDIISTNRGYRLLSKGIKKIIKVKHDDSEIRNELNAIVDLGASVEDVFVIHKTYGEIRVKLDIKSRRDVDLLVENINSKLSKPLKNLTNNYHYHTIIVENENIFKEVEDKLKSLGILIDN from the coding sequence ATGATTGAAAGGGAAGAAAGAGAAAAAAGAATAATTGAAATTTTAGAAAGTAGTGAAACTCTTGTAAGTGGTACATATCTTGCAGAGCTTTTTGATGTTTCAAGACAAGTTATAGTACAAGATATAGCAATATTAAAAGCTAGAAATATAGATATTATTTCAACTAATAGGGGTTATAGATTACTTTCAAAAGGAATAAAAAAAATAATCAAAGTAAAACACGATGATTCAGAAATTAGGAATGAATTAAATGCTATTGTAGATCTTGGAGCAAGTGTAGAAGATGTTTTTGTTATTCATAAAACTTATGGAGAAATAAGAGTAAAATTAGATATAAAATCAAGAAGAGATGTTGATTTATTAGTGGAAAATATTAATTCTAAATTAAGTAAACCTCTAAAGAATTTAACGAATAATTATCATTATCACACTATAATAGTGGAGAATGAAAATATTTTCAAAGAAGTCGAAGATAAATTAAAAAGTCTTGGTATTTTGATAGATAATTAG
- a CDS encoding PepSY domain-containing protein, producing the protein MNFKKVLLVGALLVGSLTANAAITDQQARDIVLKEVPNGEITKFEKEYDHGRAVYEIEVMDGNIERDFDIDAETGTILKACCEHKHHHKKHHMKHTEPKLSYEQAKQIALKNSKNGVFESIELKHKNGVQVYDVEIKEGFADREFLIDANTGTILRNKRDF; encoded by the coding sequence ATGAATTTTAAAAAAGTATTATTAGTAGGAGCATTATTAGTAGGAAGTTTAACAGCAAATGCAGCTATAACAGATCAACAAGCTAGAGATATAGTTTTAAAAGAAGTCCCAAACGGAGAAATAACAAAATTTGAAAAAGAATATGATCATGGAAGAGCAGTTTATGAGATAGAAGTTATGGATGGTAATATAGAAAGAGATTTCGATATAGATGCAGAAACAGGAACTATATTAAAAGCTTGTTGCGAACATAAGCATCATCATAAGAAACACCATATGAAACATACAGAGCCAAAATTATCTTACGAACAAGCTAAACAAATAGCTCTAAAAAATTCAAAAAATGGAGTTTTTGAAAGCATAGAACTAAAACATAAAAATGGTGTTCAAGTATATGATGTTGAAATAAAAGAAGGATTTGCTGATAGAGAATTTTTAATAGATGCAAATACTGGAACAATTTTAAGAAATAAAAGAGATTTCTAA
- the galT gene encoding UDP-glucose--hexose-1-phosphate uridylyltransferase, whose translation MSIYTLIEQLIEYGKKNSLITEEDTMFVRNELMNLLQLKDWIEPENSNYDIPDYPQEILDKICDYAIEKNIIENGTTDRDIFDTDIMGKLTPFPREVIKEFKENYAKDKKKATDVFYNFSQKTNYIRTERIAKNLYWKSPTEYGDLEITVNLSKPEKDPKEIERQKNMPQTNYPKCLLCYENVGFAGTLSHPARQNHRVLPLELQGERWYFQYSPYVYYNEHTIVFCSEHREMKINRDTFSRTLDFVNQFPHYFIGSNADLPIVGGSILSHDHYQGGNHEFPMAKAPIENKVVFEKYPNIEAGIVKWPMSVLRLTSLNKDELIELADSILKSWRAYSDEEVGIFAFTDKVPHNTITPIARRRGEKFELDLVFRNNRTDEANPLGIFHPHSEHHSIKKENIGLIEVMGLAVLPGRLKEEMKKIAEYLKDSDYHNKIVNDKDTSKHISWVENFYNKYVKDFTNLSAEKIVENILNIEIGLTFSKVLEDAGVFKRDEKGKNAFLKFIKSIGGR comes from the coding sequence ATGAGTATCTACACTTTAATTGAACAATTAATAGAATATGGTAAAAAAAATTCATTGATTACTGAAGAAGACACTATGTTTGTTAGAAATGAGTTGATGAACTTACTACAATTAAAAGATTGGATAGAGCCTGAAAATAGTAACTACGATATACCAGACTATCCTCAAGAAATTTTAGATAAAATTTGTGATTATGCTATTGAAAAAAATATCATAGAAAATGGTACAACTGACAGAGATATATTTGATACTGATATTATGGGAAAATTAACTCCTTTTCCTAGAGAAGTTATAAAAGAATTTAAAGAAAATTATGCAAAAGATAAAAAAAAGGCAACTGATGTTTTCTACAACTTCTCTCAAAAAACTAACTACATAAGAACAGAAAGAATTGCAAAAAATCTATATTGGAAAAGTCCAACAGAATATGGAGATTTAGAAATTACTGTAAACTTATCTAAACCTGAAAAAGATCCAAAAGAGATTGAAAGACAAAAAAATATGCCTCAAACAAACTACCCAAAATGTTTGTTATGCTATGAAAATGTTGGATTTGCTGGTACTTTAAGTCACCCAGCTAGACAAAATCATAGAGTTTTACCTTTAGAACTTCAAGGAGAAAGATGGTACTTTCAATATTCTCCTTATGTTTACTACAATGAACATACAATAGTTTTTTGTTCTGAACACAGAGAAATGAAAATTAATAGAGATACTTTTTCAAGAACACTTGACTTTGTAAATCAGTTCCCTCATTATTTTATAGGTTCAAATGCAGATTTACCTATAGTTGGAGGTTCTATACTAAGTCATGACCATTATCAAGGTGGAAATCATGAATTTCCTATGGCGAAAGCACCTATTGAAAACAAGGTAGTTTTTGAAAAATATCCAAATATTGAAGCAGGAATTGTAAAATGGCCTATGTCAGTTTTAAGATTGACAAGCCTTAATAAAGATGAATTGATTGAATTAGCAGATAGTATTTTAAAATCTTGGAGAGCTTATTCAGATGAAGAAGTAGGAATTTTTGCATTCACAGATAAAGTTCCACATAATACAATAACTCCTATTGCTAGAAGAAGAGGAGAAAAATTTGAGCTTGACCTTGTTTTTAGAAATAATAGAACTGATGAAGCTAATCCTTTAGGAATATTCCACCCACACAGTGAACACCATAGTATTAAAAAGGAAAATATTGGTCTTATTGAAGTTATGGGACTAGCTGTATTGCCTGGAAGATTAAAAGAAGAGATGAAAAAAATTGCTGAATATCTAAAAGATAGTGATTATCATAATAAAATTGTAAATGATAAAGATACTAGCAAACATATTAGCTGGGTTGAAAATTTCTATAACAAGTATGTAAAAGATTTTACAAATTTAAGTGCTGAAAAAATTGTAGAAAATATTCTAAATATTGAGATAGGACTTACATTTTCAAAGGTTCTTGAAGATGCAGGGGTATTTAAAAGAGATGAAAAAGGAAAAAATGCTTTTCTTAAATTTATAAAAAGTATCGGAGGAAGATAA
- a CDS encoding FAD-dependent oxidoreductase — MERIYDMIIIGGGPAGLSAGIYGGRAKLDVLVIEKESKAGQISLTSEVVNYPGILEISGSELMVQTKKQAQGFGVNFVEEEVVGMDFSQKIKTIKTKNAEYKTLSVVIATGAAPRKLGFPGELEYTGRGVAYCATCDGEFFTGMDIFVIGAGFAAAEEAMFLTKYGKSVTIIAREPDFTCAKSIGDKVKAHPKITVKFNTELTELTGDMKPRAAKFKNNVTGEVTEYKAKDGETFGVFVFVGYAPSSQIFKEHIEIDKFGFIPTNEDLMTNVDGVFAVGDIRPKRLRQVVTAVADGAIAATSIEKYVHDLREELGLKKEEKEEEKTTTIATEKEGFLDDALREQLAAVVERFENKVKVVVFKDPNNEESVNIENAVKEIASISDKLEFSSYNAGENKELEAKVKITRTPTIAVLDKDGNFSGLKYSSLPSGHELNSFILGLYNVAGPGQKVSSEEALEKIKNINKPVNIKIGISLACTKCPKTVQATQRIATLNKNVEMEMINIFTFQDFKNRYDIMSVPAIIIDDQHVYFGEKNVEDMLEIINK; from the coding sequence ATGGAAAGAATATATGATATGATTATTATCGGTGGAGGTCCTGCTGGATTATCAGCTGGTATATATGGTGGAAGAGCTAAATTAGATGTATTAGTAATAGAAAAAGAAAGTAAAGCAGGACAAATAAGTCTTACTAGTGAAGTAGTAAACTATCCTGGAATATTAGAAATTTCTGGTAGTGAACTTATGGTACAAACTAAGAAACAAGCTCAAGGATTTGGGGTAAATTTTGTTGAAGAAGAAGTTGTTGGTATGGACTTCTCTCAAAAAATAAAAACAATAAAGACAAAAAATGCAGAATATAAAACTTTAAGTGTTGTTATAGCAACTGGAGCAGCACCAAGAAAATTAGGATTCCCAGGAGAATTAGAATATACAGGAAGAGGAGTTGCATATTGTGCAACTTGTGATGGAGAATTTTTCACAGGAATGGATATATTTGTAATCGGTGCAGGATTTGCTGCAGCTGAAGAAGCTATGTTCCTAACAAAATATGGAAAATCAGTTACAATTATAGCAAGAGAACCAGATTTTACTTGTGCTAAATCAATAGGTGATAAAGTAAAAGCACATCCAAAAATTACTGTTAAATTTAATACAGAATTAACAGAATTAACAGGAGATATGAAACCAAGAGCAGCTAAATTTAAAAATAATGTAACAGGAGAAGTTACTGAATATAAGGCAAAAGATGGAGAAACATTTGGAGTATTTGTATTTGTTGGATATGCACCATCAAGTCAAATATTTAAAGAACATATAGAAATTGATAAATTTGGATTTATACCAACAAATGAAGATTTAATGACAAATGTAGATGGAGTATTTGCTGTTGGGGATATAAGACCAAAGAGATTAAGACAAGTTGTAACAGCTGTTGCTGATGGAGCTATAGCAGCTACAAGTATAGAAAAATATGTTCATGATTTAAGAGAAGAATTAGGACTTAAGAAAGAAGAAAAAGAAGAAGAAAAAACAACAACAATTGCAACTGAAAAAGAAGGTTTCTTAGATGATGCTTTAAGAGAACAATTAGCAGCAGTTGTAGAAAGATTTGAAAATAAAGTAAAAGTTGTAGTATTTAAAGACCCTAACAATGAAGAATCTGTAAATATAGAAAATGCAGTAAAAGAAATAGCATCTATTTCTGATAAATTAGAATTTTCATCTTATAATGCAGGAGAAAATAAAGAATTAGAAGCAAAAGTAAAAATTACAAGAACACCTACAATAGCTGTTCTTGATAAAGATGGAAACTTCTCAGGATTAAAATATTCAAGTTTACCAAGTGGACATGAATTAAACTCATTTATATTAGGTTTATACAATGTTGCTGGTCCAGGACAAAAAGTTTCTTCTGAAGAAGCATTAGAAAAGATTAAAAATATTAATAAACCAGTTAATATAAAAATAGGAATTTCATTAGCTTGTACTAAATGTCCAAAGACAGTTCAAGCAACTCAAAGAATAGCGACTCTTAATAAAAATGTTGAAATGGAAATGATAAATATTTTCACTTTCCAAGATTTCAAAAACAGATATGATATTATGAGTGTTCCGGCTATTATAATTGATGATCAACATGTTTATTTCGGAGAAAAGAATGTTGAAGACATGTTAGAAATTATAAATAAATAA
- the nadC gene encoding carboxylating nicotinate-nucleotide diphosphorylase, which translates to MNFRKIDKFQMDDSIKLALKEDITSEDISTNAVYKNDRLAEISLYSKENGILAGLDVFKRVFELLDTSVEFTEYKKDGDKVADKDLILKIKANIKTILSSERVALNYLQRMSGIATYTKKMIEALDDKNILLLDTRKTTPNMRIFEKYAVRVGGGYNHRYNLSDAIMLKDNHIDAAGSITEAIKLAREYSPFIKKIEIEVEDLKGVEEAIKAGADIIMLDNMDIETTKKAIKIINKQAIIECSGNVDITNINRFKGLEIDYISSGSITHSAKILDLSLKKLRYIDD; encoded by the coding sequence ATGAATTTCAGAAAAATAGATAAATTTCAAATGGATGATTCAATTAAATTGGCATTAAAAGAAGACATTACTTCGGAAGATATAAGTACAAATGCAGTTTATAAGAATGATAGATTAGCAGAAATTTCACTTTATTCAAAAGAAAATGGAATTTTAGCAGGGCTTGATGTATTTAAAAGAGTTTTTGAATTACTTGATACTTCTGTTGAATTTACAGAATATAAAAAAGATGGGGATAAGGTTGCAGATAAGGATTTAATATTGAAAATAAAAGCTAATATAAAAACAATACTATCTTCTGAAAGAGTAGCTTTAAATTATTTGCAAAGAATGAGTGGTATAGCAACTTATACTAAAAAAATGATAGAAGCTCTTGATGATAAAAATATATTATTATTGGATACTAGAAAAACTACTCCAAATATGAGAATATTTGAAAAGTATGCAGTTAGAGTTGGAGGTGGATATAACCATAGGTACAATCTTTCTGATGCTATAATGTTAAAAGATAATCATATTGATGCTGCTGGGTCTATAACAGAGGCAATAAAACTTGCAAGAGAATACTCTCCTTTTATAAAAAAAATAGAAATAGAAGTTGAAGATTTAAAAGGAGTGGAAGAAGCTATAAAAGCTGGTGCAGATATAATTATGTTAGATAATATGGATATAGAAACAACAAAAAAGGCTATAAAAATTATAAATAAACAAGCTATAATAGAATGCTCTGGAAATGTGGATATAACCAATATAAATCGTTTTAAAGGCTTAGAAATTGACTATATTTCAAGTGGCTCTATAACACATTCGGCTAAGATTTTAGATTTAAGCTTAAAAAAATTGAGGTATATAGATGATTGA
- the nadA gene encoding quinolinate synthase NadA produces the protein MKERIKELQKEKDVAILAHYYVDGEVQKIADYVGDSFYLAKTATKLKNKTIIMAGVYFMGESIKILNPDKTVHMVDIYADCPMAHMITIKKIKEMREKYDDLAVVCYINSTAEIKSYCDVCITSSNAVKIVSKLKEKNIFIVPDGNLASYIAKQIKDKNIIVNEGYCCVHNLVHLENVIKLKNEYPNAKVLAHPECKEEILNLADYIGSTSGIIEEVLKGGDEFIVVTERGIQYKIYDKAPNKKLYFADTLICKSMKKNTLEKIEKILLEGGDELEVNDEVAKKALIPLERMLELAGD, from the coding sequence ATGAAAGAAAGAATAAAAGAATTACAAAAAGAAAAGGATGTTGCAATTTTAGCTCATTACTATGTAGATGGCGAAGTACAAAAAATAGCTGATTATGTTGGAGATTCTTTCTATTTAGCAAAAACAGCAACAAAGTTAAAAAATAAAACAATAATAATGGCTGGTGTGTATTTCATGGGAGAAAGTATAAAAATTTTAAATCCCGATAAAACAGTTCATATGGTTGATATTTATGCTGATTGTCCTATGGCACATATGATAACTATAAAAAAGATAAAAGAGATGAGAGAAAAATATGATGATCTAGCTGTGGTTTGTTATATAAATTCGACAGCAGAAATAAAATCATATTGTGATGTATGCATAACTTCATCTAATGCTGTTAAAATTGTGAGTAAATTAAAAGAAAAAAATATCTTTATAGTTCCTGATGGAAATTTAGCATCATATATTGCAAAACAAATTAAAGATAAGAATATTATTGTGAATGAAGGTTATTGTTGTGTACATAATTTAGTACATTTAGAAAATGTAATAAAATTAAAAAATGAATATCCTAATGCTAAGGTATTAGCTCATCCAGAGTGTAAAGAGGAAATTTTAAATCTAGCTGATTATATAGGAAGTACAAGTGGAATAATCGAAGAGGTATTAAAAGGTGGAGATGAGTTTATAGTTGTAACTGAGAGAGGGATACAATATAAAATTTATGATAAAGCTCCTAATAAAAAATTATATTTTGCAGATACTTTAATATGTAAAAGTATGAAAAAGAATACTTTAGAAAAAATAGAAAAAATATTATTAGAAGGTGGAGATGAATTAGAAGTTAATGATGAAGTAGCTAAAAAAGCTCTAATTCCTTTGGAAAGAATGTTAGAATTGGCAGGAGATTAA